Proteins encoded within one genomic window of Festucalex cinctus isolate MCC-2025b chromosome 18, RoL_Fcin_1.0, whole genome shotgun sequence:
- the LOC144006391 gene encoding uncharacterized protein LOC144006391 — MFSPCLRGSSPGTPVSSHIPKTCMAARRPVPDTRQQPDDVTRGVSVAVGDGCGGWVRNPSNNFCYLFNNSDRTTWADARDKCKAEGGDLLSITDLTEQKFLQDSLQGSWNCGRAVAARTLKATGTGVTDPRWRTCAGAQLTLKTPLNAVFPSSSAKVTGRRKTATVREASSARKKKM; from the exons atgttctccccgtgcctgcgtgggtcatctccgggtactccggtctcctcccacattccaaagacatgcatggcag CAAGGCGCCCGGTTCCCGATACCAGGCAGCAACCAGATGATGTGACAAGGGGCGTATCAGTTGCAGTTGGTGACGGCTGCGGCGGGTGGGTGCGCAACCCCTCCAACAACTTTTGCTACCTGTTCAACAACAGTGATCGGACAACTTGGGCCGACGCGCGTGACAAATGCAAGGCCGAGGGTGGGGACCTGCTCAGTATCACTGACCTCACGGAACAAAAATTCCTCCAAG ATTCTCTTCAGGGGAGCTGGAACTGTGGACGGGCGGTCGCTGCTCGAACGCTGAAGGCGACTGGCACTGGAGTGACGGATCCCCGTTGGCGTACATGCGCTGGAGCACAG CTTACCCTGAAGACCCCGTTGAACGCTGTCTTTCCTTCATCGTCGGCAAAGGTCACTGGGAGGAGGAAGACTGCAACAGTAAGAGAGGCTTcatctgcaagaaaaaaaaagatgtga